The proteins below are encoded in one region of Bifidobacterium catenulatum DSM 16992 = JCM 1194 = LMG 11043:
- a CDS encoding ABC-F family ATP-binding cassette domain-containing protein has translation MAIEAQGLEIQIGARTLLHPTNFHVAKGDKIGLVGRNGAGKTTLTRVITGDMLPTAGKVRVSGKLGYLPQDTHAADPEQTALDRMMSARDIASIIMRIRKAEKEMTDPDPDVMTRAMNRYDKAMQDFEKAGGYAAQSEATAMAASLGLPQEVMGQQLGTLSGGQRRRIELARILFSDADTLILDEPTNHLDADSIEWLRGYLKKYEGGFLVISHSTELLDEVVNKVWHLDAQLGQIDMYSLGWKAYLHQRVVDEERRRREREVAEKKAERLMQQGIRLHAKATKAVAAQNMMRRAEKLLENTSEAQKQEKVADIRFPEPAPCGRTPIMAKDVSKAYGSNIVFAGVNLAIDKGSRVVILGYNGAGKTTTLRLLAHLEEPDTGSVDYGHGCKIGYFAQEHDTLDLDATVLQNLIHVAPELDDTQARSILGSFLFSGDDALKPARVLSGGEKTRLALATLVTSRANVLLLDEPTNNLDPASRDEILKAIAKYEGAIVLVTHDEGAVQALNPERVLLMPDGDEDLWNDSYLELVAEE, from the coding sequence ATGGCGATTGAGGCGCAGGGACTTGAGATTCAGATCGGTGCGCGCACGTTGCTGCATCCCACGAATTTCCATGTCGCTAAGGGAGACAAGATCGGCCTGGTCGGCCGTAACGGTGCCGGTAAGACCACGCTTACCCGCGTGATCACCGGCGACATGCTGCCCACCGCCGGCAAAGTGCGTGTATCGGGCAAGCTCGGCTATCTGCCGCAGGACACGCATGCCGCCGATCCGGAACAGACCGCGCTCGACCGCATGATGAGCGCGCGAGACATCGCATCGATCATCATGCGTATCCGCAAGGCTGAAAAGGAGATGACCGATCCGGATCCGGACGTCATGACCCGCGCGATGAACCGTTACGACAAGGCCATGCAGGATTTTGAAAAGGCCGGCGGCTATGCGGCTCAGTCCGAAGCGACCGCCATGGCGGCAAGTCTCGGTCTGCCGCAGGAGGTCATGGGCCAGCAATTGGGCACGCTTTCCGGCGGCCAGCGTCGTCGTATCGAATTGGCCCGCATCCTGTTCTCCGATGCGGACACACTGATCCTCGACGAACCGACCAACCATTTGGACGCCGACTCCATCGAATGGTTGCGCGGATACCTGAAGAAATACGAGGGTGGATTCCTGGTCATCTCCCACTCCACCGAACTGTTGGACGAAGTGGTGAACAAGGTGTGGCATCTGGATGCGCAGCTTGGCCAGATTGACATGTATTCCCTCGGCTGGAAGGCCTACCTGCACCAGCGCGTGGTTGACGAGGAACGTCGCCGCCGCGAACGCGAGGTCGCCGAAAAGAAGGCGGAACGCCTCATGCAGCAAGGTATTCGCCTGCACGCGAAGGCCACCAAGGCCGTGGCCGCACAGAACATGATGCGCCGCGCGGAGAAACTCCTCGAGAACACGTCCGAGGCGCAAAAGCAGGAGAAAGTGGCGGATATTCGTTTCCCGGAACCAGCTCCGTGCGGTCGTACGCCAATCATGGCAAAGGATGTTTCGAAAGCCTACGGTTCGAACATTGTGTTCGCCGGCGTGAACTTGGCTATTGACAAGGGTTCGCGCGTGGTGATTCTGGGATACAACGGTGCCGGTAAGACCACTACTCTGCGGTTGCTTGCGCATTTGGAGGAGCCGGACACTGGTTCCGTAGATTACGGTCATGGTTGCAAAATCGGCTATTTCGCACAGGAACACGACACGTTGGACCTGGACGCCACCGTATTGCAGAACCTGATCCATGTCGCTCCGGAACTGGACGACACGCAGGCGCGTTCGATTCTTGGTTCGTTCCTGTTTTCGGGTGACGACGCGTTGAAGCCGGCTCGTGTGCTTTCCGGCGGTGAAAAGACGCGACTGGCGTTGGCGACATTGGTGACGAGCCGTGCGAACGTGCTGCTGCTCGACGAACCGACCAACAACCTTGACCCCGCGTCCCGCGACGAGATTCTGAAGGCCATAGCCAAATACGAGGGAGCGATCGTGCTGGTCACCCACGACGAGGGCGCAGTACAGGCTCTGAATCCTGAGCGTGTACTGCTTATGCCTGACGGCGACGAAGACCTGTGGAATGATTCCTATCTGGAGCTGGTGGCCGAAGAGTAA
- a CDS encoding AAA family ATPase, giving the protein MDDLIVSGLRIDWNMLTDSYVSRIPSLRSIDELRFHKNVTFLVGENGSGKSTLLEGVAVACGFNAEGGTRNYRFSTYDDTSDLAKAMTIYRQYAIGPSSFFLRAESFFTLATQAREYSRGYGDMSRLHEMSHGEGFLEILLSHTGKGLYLMDEPESALSTQRQLTLLEHMYRMANDGSQFIIATHSPILLGLPDAEILSFDENGVHPCDYEDTDSYQITRVFINHRESLLRHLLGNET; this is encoded by the coding sequence ATGGATGATCTGATCGTGTCGGGACTGCGCATCGACTGGAATATGCTGACCGATTCGTACGTCAGTCGAATTCCCTCATTGCGTTCGATTGACGAACTTAGATTCCACAAGAATGTCACCTTTCTGGTAGGCGAGAACGGTAGCGGCAAATCAACCTTGCTGGAAGGCGTCGCCGTCGCCTGCGGCTTCAACGCGGAAGGCGGCACGCGCAACTACCGTTTCAGCACATACGATGACACGTCGGATCTCGCCAAGGCGATGACGATATACCGGCAGTATGCGATCGGCCCATCGAGCTTCTTCCTGCGTGCGGAAAGTTTTTTCACGCTGGCGACACAGGCTCGTGAATACAGTCGCGGATATGGCGACATGTCCCGTTTGCACGAGATGTCGCATGGCGAAGGTTTTCTGGAGATTCTCCTGTCCCACACGGGAAAGGGTCTCTATCTTATGGACGAACCCGAATCCGCGCTCTCGACACAGCGGCAATTGACTCTGCTGGAGCACATGTACCGAATGGCAAACGACGGATCACAATTCATCATCGCAACCCATTCGCCGATTCTGCTCGGTCTGCCGGATGCGGAAATCCTGTCATTCGACGAAAACGGCGTCCACCCCTGCGATTATGAGGATACGGACAGCTATCAAATCACCAGGGTCTTCATCAACCACCGCGAATCACTGCTCCGGCATCTGCTTGGAAATGAAACGTGA
- a CDS encoding isochorismatase family protein: protein MARALIVVDVQPTFCEGGELGVQGGNAVAERIADYVNEHRSEYAYIATTQDWHIEPGTHWSEHPDFVDTWPVHGKAGTANAELHPAIAALNIEHHFEKGQYSPSYSGFEGFEDNTDRIPTREEVSTAMAAGRTLANGLKTAGITRVDVVGLAESHCVKETALDAKKLGFEVHVIENLTEPVSEELGIAARRQMSEAGIILD from the coding sequence ATGGCAAGGGCTTTGATTGTGGTGGATGTACAGCCGACGTTCTGTGAAGGAGGCGAACTTGGCGTGCAGGGAGGCAATGCGGTCGCCGAACGTATCGCGGATTATGTGAACGAGCACCGGAGCGAATACGCATATATCGCAACCACGCAGGATTGGCATATCGAGCCGGGGACCCACTGGTCCGAGCATCCTGATTTCGTGGACACCTGGCCGGTGCATGGCAAGGCCGGAACCGCCAATGCCGAGCTGCATCCCGCCATCGCCGCATTGAACATCGAGCATCATTTCGAAAAGGGTCAGTATTCGCCCTCATATTCCGGCTTCGAAGGCTTTGAGGACAACACCGACCGCATTCCCACCCGCGAAGAAGTCTCCACCGCCATGGCCGCGGGCAGGACACTCGCCAACGGGTTGAAGACCGCAGGCATCACACGGGTCGATGTGGTCGGACTGGCCGAATCGCACTGCGTCAAGGAGACCGCTCTCGACGCAAAAAAGCTGGGATTCGAAGTGCACGTCATCGAGAACCTGACCGAACCGGTCAGTGAGGAACTCGGTATCGCAGCCCGTCGGCAGATGAGCGAAGCCGGCATCATCCTTGACTGA
- a CDS encoding ATP-binding cassette domain-containing protein → MSEPLFEHVSASFQQGWTAVLGDNGLGKTTLLNIAIGMLPADTGSINPDPHGLTIATCPQDNMVRPKNLDDFATDWSPGTMRVRNALHIGDDWPYRYETLSGGETKRLQVACAITARPDVLVLDEPTNHVDGETRKAIVEVMRQYQGIGIVISHDVALVDATCARCVIFERRHISGRNITAISTYDGGYTQAHELMTSRLRGDEESIRAARQEVTRLRSAQAQRHQAMQSAYARKRNGWKIDRKDHSALDHHKWIEKQTDTASGAAYRQMNKRLERAQRTLDSLTVAAKRYDGDIWIDIRPSNRKELLHLTEGIIIFGSGRMTSSNDAARTPTQSILHADGHQWKVAHNPGMSGEKPRMPGVAIPKLSIGQQDHIGLTGANGLGKTTVMNALLDSMPEDLPHLIVQQQTGEAALSQTMRRLAALQGKERSQVLAAFAQLNADPDKLLSNEAPSPGELRKLMLCLGILDRPQLIVMDEPTNYLDLESKVALARCLADYPGALVVASHDEWFLDQVVR, encoded by the coding sequence ATGTCTGAACCACTGTTCGAACACGTGTCCGCATCTTTCCAACAAGGATGGACCGCCGTGCTCGGCGACAACGGACTCGGCAAAACGACTCTACTGAACATCGCCATCGGAATGTTGCCCGCCGATACCGGCAGCATCAACCCGGACCCGCATGGACTCACTATCGCTACCTGCCCGCAAGACAACATGGTGAGGCCTAAGAACCTCGACGACTTCGCCACGGATTGGTCGCCCGGAACCATGCGTGTACGCAACGCGTTACACATCGGCGATGACTGGCCCTACCGTTATGAAACGCTTTCCGGAGGCGAAACGAAACGATTGCAGGTCGCTTGCGCAATCACAGCGCGTCCCGATGTGCTCGTGCTTGACGAACCCACCAACCACGTTGATGGTGAAACACGGAAAGCCATAGTCGAAGTCATGCGCCAATACCAGGGCATAGGCATCGTAATATCCCACGATGTCGCACTGGTTGACGCTACATGCGCACGATGCGTCATATTCGAACGACGGCACATCAGTGGGCGTAACATCACCGCCATCAGCACATATGATGGCGGATATACGCAAGCGCATGAGCTGATGACGTCCAGACTGCGTGGAGACGAGGAGTCAATCCGTGCGGCACGGCAGGAAGTCACACGACTGCGGTCCGCACAAGCACAGCGACATCAAGCCATGCAAAGCGCATATGCTCGCAAACGCAACGGGTGGAAAATCGACCGCAAAGATCACAGCGCCCTCGATCACCACAAATGGATCGAAAAACAGACCGATACCGCTTCGGGCGCCGCATACCGACAAATGAACAAGCGTCTTGAACGAGCACAGCGCACACTAGATTCACTAACCGTAGCGGCCAAACGCTACGACGGCGACATCTGGATCGACATACGGCCAAGCAACAGAAAGGAGCTCCTGCATCTCACGGAAGGTATTATCATATTCGGCAGCGGCAGGATGACCAGCTCGAACGATGCCGCGAGAACGCCAACACAATCCATACTGCATGCCGACGGACATCAATGGAAAGTCGCGCATAATCCAGGGATGAGTGGTGAAAAACCACGGATGCCAGGTGTCGCCATACCAAAACTCAGCATCGGACAGCAAGACCATATCGGACTGACCGGTGCCAACGGACTCGGCAAAACAACCGTGATGAACGCATTGCTGGACAGCATGCCGGAAGACTTGCCGCATCTGATCGTCCAGCAGCAAACGGGAGAAGCCGCGCTTTCTCAAACCATGAGACGACTCGCCGCATTGCAGGGTAAGGAACGCTCGCAGGTGCTGGCCGCCTTCGCCCAGCTCAACGCCGATCCGGATAAGCTGCTTTCTAACGAAGCGCCGTCTCCGGGCGAACTGCGCAAGCTCATGTTGTGCTTGGGCATTCTTGACCGGCCTCAGTTGATTGTCATGGACGAGCCGACGAACTATCTTGACTTAGAGTCCAAGGTGGCTCTGGCAAGATGTCTTGCCGACTATCCGGGAGCATTGGTGGTGGCCAGTCATGATGAGTGGTTCCTTGACCAAGTAGTCAGATAA
- a CDS encoding VanZ family protein: MSYVLYFSKPFALAIAIWPFLSLLLTLPVLALLYHRDNRLRFTSALTAYLVVLYLIALACFTMYPMPENPATYCAAHHFRPQLNPFEFIHDIRTDGITGVMQLAMNVVFFLPLGYFMKRVFRWKFATALPAMFLTSLLIETTQLTGIWGIYPCAYRLFDVDDLITNTLGGILGYAMGSIVTHFLPQQRIDEDAITTEPGFVRRCVALAIDLFLVETASMSVTALIYLVGVLFDVNRANNVNAAVSAVATIVMFVLFEGIIPWRRAGRTLGGGFTRMTVEARERSGMRRIVFYTLRALVLYCAVYGLWTDRGFYALLLGIALIVFWRVKKRMPYDYV; this comes from the coding sequence ATGTCATACGTCCTCTACTTCAGCAAGCCATTCGCGCTCGCCATCGCAATCTGGCCATTCCTCTCACTCCTACTCACCCTGCCCGTGCTCGCACTGCTCTACCACCGCGACAACCGGCTACGCTTCACCTCCGCACTGACCGCATATCTCGTGGTGCTCTACCTCATCGCGCTCGCATGCTTCACCATGTACCCAATGCCAGAAAACCCGGCCACCTACTGCGCCGCCCACCATTTCAGGCCACAACTCAACCCATTCGAATTCATCCACGACATCCGAACCGACGGCATCACAGGCGTCATGCAACTGGCCATGAACGTCGTGTTCTTCCTACCGCTCGGCTACTTCATGAAACGCGTCTTCCGCTGGAAATTCGCCACGGCGTTGCCGGCCATGTTCCTCACCTCGCTGCTCATCGAAACCACCCAGCTGACCGGCATCTGGGGCATCTATCCATGCGCCTACCGCCTATTCGACGTCGACGACCTCATCACCAACACCCTCGGCGGCATACTCGGCTACGCCATGGGAAGCATTGTCACCCACTTCCTGCCCCAACAGCGCATCGACGAAGACGCCATCACCACCGAGCCAGGCTTTGTGCGCCGCTGCGTGGCGCTCGCGATCGACCTGTTCCTTGTCGAAACGGCGTCGATGTCCGTCACGGCGCTTATCTATCTGGTTGGCGTGCTGTTCGATGTGAACCGCGCGAACAACGTCAATGCGGCCGTCTCCGCCGTGGCCACCATCGTCATGTTCGTCCTGTTCGAAGGAATCATTCCGTGGAGGCGCGCCGGCCGCACGTTGGGCGGCGGTTTCACGCGCATGACGGTGGAGGCCAGGGAGCGTTCCGGCATGCGCAGGATCGTGTTCTATACGTTACGCGCGTTGGTGTTGTATTGCGCGGTCTACGGATTGTGGACGGACCGTGGCTTCTACGCGCTGCTGCTCGGCATCGCGCTTATCGTGTTCTGGCGCGTTAAAAAGCGCATGCCGTACGACTATGTCTGA
- a CDS encoding cupin domain-containing protein, with protein MMSDERNEAEPIELGYIEDLGDMISFQEGSTVSRTVMQKAGGNVVLFSFDTGEELSEHTAAMPVFVQTLKGRLKVTGNGRTVELVPGGLAYFPTRIPHAIYAEEPSVMMLTMVTPARDNIGD; from the coding sequence ATGATGAGCGACGAACGCAATGAGGCCGAACCGATCGAACTGGGATACATCGAGGACCTCGGGGACATGATTTCCTTTCAGGAGGGGTCCACCGTGTCCCGCACCGTCATGCAGAAGGCCGGAGGCAACGTGGTGCTGTTCTCCTTCGACACGGGCGAGGAGCTCAGCGAGCATACGGCCGCGATGCCGGTGTTCGTGCAGACGCTGAAGGGACGGCTTAAGGTGACGGGCAACGGCAGGACCGTGGAGCTTGTTCCGGGAGGCCTGGCCTACTTTCCCACCCGTATCCCGCACGCGATATACGCCGAGGAGCCGTCCGTCATGATGCTGACGATGGTCACGCCGGCACGCGACAACATCGGCGACTGA
- a CDS encoding GtrA family protein — MPTDGKPKNGIVRQLFSYGGVSAMQTFVEFGVFAVLQLAGLPFRLANAVAVFCSGSFNYVMNRNVTFKSSSNYARSIAMFVAMYCWNLLFSNLMMAWIPGLLGWPTMAVKIVTMGMQAVWGFLLCRYVIFK; from the coding sequence ATGCCGACGGACGGAAAACCGAAAAACGGCATCGTCAGACAATTGTTCAGCTATGGCGGCGTTTCGGCCATGCAAACCTTCGTGGAATTCGGCGTGTTCGCCGTGCTTCAGCTGGCCGGCCTGCCGTTCCGTCTGGCGAATGCCGTGGCCGTCTTCTGCTCCGGCTCATTCAACTACGTCATGAACCGCAACGTCACATTCAAATCCTCGTCGAACTACGCGCGTTCGATAGCCATGTTCGTGGCCATGTACTGCTGGAACCTGCTGTTCTCCAACCTGATGATGGCCTGGATCCCCGGACTGCTCGGCTGGCCCACCATGGCGGTCAAGATCGTCACCATGGGCATGCAGGCGGTCTGGGGCTTCCTGTTGTGCCGCTACGTCATCTTCAAATGA
- a CDS encoding DUF3375 domain-containing protein has product MERLRPVYETGVLRLLLRGNSMLYVALLRSTFDPLTGELPREIVEERFSRSLTRLAETGDYTPKEGQTSAEAAHTILQQLTKEGEGDYAWLANSLDVAAHRYLYRLTARAHRAIEALDRLEDTTKALSGAQANSIIMEIEHARMQLTADPRERIRLLERDIEERQKQIDELKHSDTLDKLTSQQVGDIIGVIHNTLRGVPIDLRELALEERDNGDNLRRSMQSGSISVEQALGTYHDEYHRSFHESDSGRRFEDAFQVIVTDEGRREIDEAVRDIAQNPYLEGEPGILLAQVRAELKRIYEGIEDVRRQIHISDEAVSRLVRQQTDTHYRTMLDKLHRLFVRASDDAKTYPGSDERPYRTDTGTAQFQALPSRPAKSMARAATAGLDDAPSTNVDAPDLKAMVEMCGPRLTHMIGLIRRDPVKTADGRFVDFAASFNRLPREERRESELIGFLSALRTQDGPATVAWHCVSIDGGERVWRTRPIFTTEAALDEIIEEG; this is encoded by the coding sequence ATGGAACGGCTCCGGCCCGTGTATGAGACCGGGGTGCTGCGATTGCTGCTGCGCGGCAATTCCATGCTGTACGTCGCGCTGCTGCGCTCCACGTTCGACCCGCTCACCGGCGAGCTGCCACGCGAGATCGTCGAGGAACGGTTCTCCCGCAGTCTGACCCGACTTGCGGAAACGGGCGATTACACGCCCAAGGAAGGGCAGACGTCCGCGGAAGCCGCGCACACGATCCTGCAGCAGCTGACGAAGGAAGGCGAAGGCGACTACGCTTGGCTCGCCAATTCGCTCGACGTCGCAGCCCACCGCTACCTGTACCGTCTCACGGCGCGCGCCCACCGTGCGATCGAGGCGCTCGACCGGCTCGAGGACACCACGAAAGCGCTGTCCGGCGCGCAGGCCAACAGCATCATCATGGAGATCGAGCATGCGCGCATGCAGCTGACCGCCGACCCCCGCGAACGCATCCGCCTGCTCGAACGCGACATCGAGGAGCGGCAAAAGCAGATCGACGAATTGAAGCACAGCGACACGTTGGACAAGCTCACCTCCCAACAGGTGGGCGACATCATCGGCGTCATCCACAACACGCTGCGCGGCGTGCCGATCGACCTGCGCGAACTGGCGCTCGAGGAACGCGACAACGGCGACAATCTGCGCCGAAGCATGCAGTCGGGCTCCATCAGCGTGGAGCAGGCGCTCGGCACCTACCATGACGAATACCACAGGTCGTTCCACGAATCCGACAGCGGCCGGCGTTTCGAGGACGCGTTCCAGGTGATCGTCACCGACGAGGGACGCCGCGAAATCGACGAGGCGGTGCGAGACATCGCCCAGAACCCGTATCTCGAGGGCGAGCCCGGCATCCTGCTCGCCCAGGTACGCGCCGAACTCAAACGCATTTACGAGGGCATCGAGGACGTGCGCCGGCAGATCCACATATCCGACGAGGCGGTGAGCCGTCTGGTGCGCCAGCAGACCGACACGCATTACCGCACCATGCTCGACAAGCTCCACAGACTGTTCGTGCGGGCCAGCGACGACGCGAAGACGTACCCCGGCTCGGACGAACGCCCATACCGTACGGACACCGGCACGGCGCAATTCCAGGCATTGCCGTCCAGGCCCGCGAAATCGATGGCGCGCGCGGCCACGGCCGGATTGGACGACGCGCCTTCGACGAACGTCGACGCGCCGGACCTGAAGGCCATGGTCGAGATGTGCGGCCCGCGGCTGACGCACATGATCGGACTCATCAGGCGCGATCCGGTCAAAACGGCGGACGGCAGGTTCGTGGATTTCGCGGCGAGCTTCAACCGGCTGCCCCGGGAGGAACGGCGCGAAAGCGAGCTGATCGGCTTCCTAAGCGCCCTACGCACGCAGGACGGACCGGCAACCGTGGCATGGCATTGTGTATCCATCGACGGAGGCGAGCGCGTGTGGCGCACCAGGCCGATCTTCACCACCGAGGCGGCGCTTGACGAGATCATCGAGGAGGGATGA
- a CDS encoding DUF4194 domain-containing protein, giving the protein MSMTDNTDGFDTGIGIEEETGPESGMPSEGPAMTRDRPALFDGDTGDMPLEARMAAIALKRERYIDGSLYDRACQYREAVERSLNNDMLRLVDNTKYRIMYASPVTDAETNIRSLKTRVSLTREEAATLAALRIKVLEYENQKTKPGDWLISFDDIRALLATGAGFLTASNDEEGTAKKITSVISRMRTYGYLAETGDENMYVLTPLVPMVLDQKLADRWLGSDDTDGDGMKDADGDGYDDSSIGADGGDTSDSTGTVSSGVEQDAFDFDSADDAFDGGEH; this is encoded by the coding sequence ATGAGCATGACGGACAACACCGACGGATTCGACACTGGCATCGGCATCGAAGAGGAGACAGGCCCGGAATCCGGCATGCCGTCCGAAGGGCCGGCCATGACGAGGGACAGGCCGGCATTGTTCGACGGGGATACGGGAGACATGCCTCTTGAGGCGCGTATGGCCGCGATCGCGCTGAAACGCGAACGCTACATCGACGGTAGCCTGTACGACAGGGCGTGCCAGTACCGTGAGGCCGTGGAACGGTCGTTGAACAACGACATGCTCAGACTGGTCGACAACACGAAATACCGGATCATGTACGCGTCGCCGGTCACGGACGCGGAGACGAACATCCGCTCGTTGAAGACGCGTGTGAGCCTCACCCGCGAGGAGGCCGCCACGCTCGCGGCCCTGCGCATCAAGGTGCTGGAGTACGAGAACCAGAAGACGAAGCCGGGCGACTGGCTCATCAGCTTCGACGACATCCGCGCGCTGCTCGCCACGGGAGCGGGCTTCCTCACGGCCAGCAACGACGAGGAGGGCACGGCGAAGAAGATCACGTCCGTCATCTCGCGCATGCGCACCTACGGGTATCTCGCGGAAACGGGGGACGAGAACATGTACGTGCTCACGCCATTGGTGCCGATGGTGCTCGACCAGAAGCTCGCCGACCGGTGGCTCGGCTCCGATGATACGGACGGCGATGGTATGAAAGACGCGGATGGCGATGGTTATGACGATTCGTCCATCGGCGCGGATGGTGGCGATACTTCCGATTCGACCGGGACGGTTTCGTCCGGCGTCGAGCAGGACGCGTTCGATTTCGATTCGGCCGATGACGCTTTTGATGGAGGGGAACACTGA